CCGGGCCACTGATGGCCGCCTGTCCTGTCCACTATGCCAGTAAGTGTCCCAGGCCTAGGCTGAGGAGGTGGGAACAGTCCCCTGTCATAAATGGAACTATCGGAACCACCTCAACCCCCTGTAGCTTAGACAGGTTAGCTGAGGCAGTTAGATGGTCATTACCACAAGCTTCCCAGAGTCGGGGTGCTACCGTGGgctggagaagaggggagggccTTCTCCGCAATTCCTTCGGAAGGGGCGTGTCCCAGAAATCTTAGGTTACCACAATTACTAAATTAACTCAAAACGTTCCAGTGAAATGACAAGGTCCACTAGGGTGGTATCGCCTTTCCCATTGCAATGTAACAACAGGCTTACGCACACACTGGGCAGCGTAGGGCCCTCAGGACAGACTGGCTGCTGTATTTATAGCAGACCCCACCACCCCGATACTGCTAATTTTAGCTCCTGCCTGGAATGTGAAGGGTAGTGGGGAGAGCTTCCTGCAAGGGGCCTCCAGATCTTGGCTGCAGcctctctgcaggcaccagacccTGGTGAAGGGTCCCGGTGGGCTCCCGCCAGTGGACCGGCTGCTGCAGTTCCTGGTGGATAGCTCTGGGGATGGTGTGGAGGCTGTACACTGTGCCAACTGTGACCTGGAATGCAGCAAGCAGGTGAGGAAGTAGACGGCGGTGGGTACCAGATTGCAGCATGCCTAAATGTACAACCGTGATATATGTGAAGTCTCCAGCCACTCCCTGCAATCCCTAGGGCTCCAACCATGCCCTCATCATACACACAGCGGGGAGACCAAggtccagaaaaaaaatgacttgagCCAATAACCAGATAGATAGTGGCAGAGGCTGAGGCCATTCCATTTAGGGAGAGCTAACTTTAGGGGCCCCAGGTCAGGttggagttgtgagctgtcatgggaGTAGTGGCTCAGTTCACAGGCCTGGAGACCCTTGAGGACCCCCTGGGGAACCCTTGAGGACTCTCTGGGATCCCTGAGGACCTCCTGGAGATCCTTGAGGACCCTATGCTACTTAAGCACTTGTAAATAACTAAAGCCAATACTGTATGCAGCTGTAAGCCTCTGGCAAGAGAGCAGGGAGCCCAGAGCAAGGGCTCCCAGCCCTGAAGTAAAGGCGAGTAGAGGTCTGATGGGCCATGGCAGGAAGGAAGCTCAGGAGCACACAGCCTCCAGGCAGCGTGCTAAGCAAGAGCTGAGAAACCTTTACCCAGAAGTAAAGACAACAGGCAGGAGGGGAGAGAGCTGGGGGGGGGAGCTTTGAAGAAATGGCCTTGACTGCTAATGTAAAGAGTAAGAGGCttcaggactggagaaatggctcagtgagtggttaaagagcactggctgttcttcccggggacccaggttcaattcccagcacccacgcagcagctcacactgtctgcaactccagttcctcaCTCAGACATACGTGcaagaaaaacaccaaaacacattaaatgaaaataataattttaaaaaataagtgggGTTTGGTGGATTAAAGCCATGGTTATGAACGCCACCGTGTGCTAATTATTGAGAGTGCCAAGGGGGCCTGATATGCTTGTGCCCTCTCCTCAAAGGCTTTACCGTGCGATTTCTGCCTGCTGTCTCTGGGAACTGCCTTCCTGAGGTTCCTTCCAGTGTCCTGTCCTTCCTACACCCACTACCTGCCCAGCCCTGCTGttctcatcttttttattttattttattttattttgggtttgttttttgttttgtttggtttggtttggtttggttttggttttccgagacagggtttctctgtggctttggaggctgtcctggaactagctcttatagaccaggctggtctcgaactcacagagatccgcctgcctctgcctcccaagtgctgggattaaaagcgtgcaccaaccaacgcccagcctttttaaaatttttaatgcatatgtgtgtttcccCTGGCTGCATGTGTATGTACCAAGTGGGTGCTTGGTATCCtcggaagccagaagagggttctGGATtctctaggactggagttacagacggttgggAGCATccggaattgaacccaggtcctctggaagagtagccagtgctctcaactgctaagccatctgtccagcccccagTGTCCTCAACTTAATTTGGGTGTATAAGGACCGAGGGAAGAGGGCCAGGGGGATGGCACAGCAGGTGAGAacactgctgccaagcctgccagacaacagtttgattcccagagcctacaaggtggaaggagagaaccaactttcaCTCTCATGGCGTGGCATTTGGGAACGCACCCACATACACAAGTGAATCAATAcatgtagtttttaaaatgttaagagtTCAGCTGGTGGGGATTGCATGAAGGAGCTGCTAAGCCAGACCCCTCCCTGGGCTAGGACTGATGCACCCAATGCCACGGTGTCTGTGGTCCTATTACTGGGTTCAGTTGAGTTCTGGAACTCTGGCCCGAGGAGAGGGCAGCCTGAGCCAGCTCTCGGTCCCCAGGATGCAGAAACCACCTACTTCTGCAACACCTGCGGGCAGCCCCTGTGCGCACGCTGCCGCGAAGAAACGCACCGCGCGCGCATGTTCGCGAGGCATGAAATTGTAGCCCTGGGCCAGCGCAGCCGCGACGTGATCCAGAAGTGTAGTGAGTGAGGCCCACCCTGGGCATGGGTGGGGACCAGGCGGGAATGTCTCCGGCTCACACCGCCGCCCCCGTCCTCTCCACAGCGCTGCACTCAGAGCCCTACATCATGTTTTCCACCGACAAGAAGTCGCTGCTCTGCATCCGCTGCTTCCGGGACATGCAAGGGTGGGTGGGTAGAGGGAGCAGGCAGGGAGTGGGTGCGGCGTGGATGGAGCGCGTCTCATTAGATGCCTCTCCACAGGGAGAGCCGGGCCCACTGTGTGGACCTGGAGTCAGCTTACGTGCAAGGATGCGAGCGGCTGGAGCAGGCAGTGCTGGTGAGAGCGGAACCGGGCGGGCGGgcgggcggggtgggggtgggagctgtGAGAACAGGGCTGAGACCTTGCTGTCTGTCCCCAGGCGGTGAAAGCCCTACAGACAGCCACGAAAGAGGCCATCGCGCTGCTCCAGGCCATGGTAGAGGAGGTGAGGCACAGCGCCGCTGAGGAGGAGGCAGCCATCCACGCCCTCTTCGGCAGCATGCAGGTGAGGGATGGGGTCAGTAACTACCCAGGTGCCCTCGTGGGTTTTACAGCGTAGTGCCAGGTACTCCATCAAATTGGGTTAGTCACAGTTGCCCTTCGAGTtgccagaggccagcctagtctggtGGCATGTTGGTGGCAGGTCGAGGAAGACTGCACAAGAGGTGATGCTTACACGCAGGCACTTGGGGGGTGCCGTGCTAAGCAtgctgcctgtgcctgtgccccAAGGCATTGTGGGAGAAGAtgacaaagccaggtgtggcagtcaGTGATGGGCTATCTCTCCCAGGACAGGCTGTCTGAGAGGAAGGCCCTGCtgctgcaggctgtgcagtggtGAGTGACAGAAAGCCCTTACCCCCTACCCTTGATCTTCATACACCCAGCCCTGAGCCTGAGCCTCGGCTGCCCAGGCTCTGCCTTGCACAGTGGACAAGACACGCAGGTGGCTGCCACCAAAAGTGAGCAGGCAGGGTGTTCACAGGGAAGGAACTACAAAGCGAGTGGGGAAGTGTGTGCCTGTAAGTGTGGCTCTTAGAGGGTAGAGGAgggagagtcaggagttcaaggttagcctgagcCAGGGGAGACTGTTTCAACAaccagaacaaaaccaaaaaccagagcTGTCAGTAAAAGCCCTGCCCCAGAAACATGAGGACCCAAAAGACATCCcagcacacacttaaaaaaaaaaaaatgcagcgggcatgcctataatctcagccatgggaggcagggacaagagggatccctggggctcactagtcACAATCTAGCCAACTGGTGAGCTCCAagatcagtgagagactgtctcaaaaaccaaggtggtgGGTTATTGAGAAAGACGCCTGACGTGGACCTCTGGCCCCCATATGCAGGTGTGTACGTTATACACACCTGCATATGCACTCTGCCACACAGGCACATGAAGGAACATCACACACAGgaatatagacacacacacacacacacacacacacacacacacacacacacacacctgtgaaggGACAGGGTTACAGAGTCAAAGACCCTCCTGGTGGGGCAGGCGTTTGCTCCCCCGAGATCAAAGCCTAGCCTGCCCTCTCCCCAGCCAATACGAAGAGAAGGACAAAGCTTTCAAGGAACAGCTTGCCCACCTGGCCTCCTTGCTGCCCACCCTACAGGTAAGGGTTGAGGGCAGGTAGGGCTGGACACCCCAGCCCACAGTGCAAGCACTGAGCACCGCACCCTTCTGCAGGTTCACCTGGTCATCTGCTCGTCCTTCCTCAGCTTGGCCAGCAAGGCCGAGTTTCTGGACCTGGGTTATGTGAGTGTCCCCAGCTCCTTCAGGACCCTCTCTCCCCATCTAGAGCCTCTCCTGCATAGAGTCCCCTGTCTCACATCACCTGCAGGCCTGGCTGGGCATCTCTGGGCTTCCCTTCCACTACAAGCCCTTTTGGGGTCAAGTGAATACCTTTTAAACGGGCGGTGAACTTAACATTCCACCAACCTGCAGAGTCTGTCTGCGGGAGCCCCACCCACCTTAAGGATGTGGGTGGTGCCTGTGTATGGGCCAGTCCTAGAGAGGGCTGGAGCCTCTAAAGGAGACAGGCAAAATGGGACACTAGCCAGCCCCAGAGCCTTAAAGTCCTCCACTTCTCTCCCCCGCCCTGACCGCCACCTCCCCCGCGGTGGCAGgagctgctggagaggctgcaAGGCATCGTCACGCGGCCGCATCGCCTAAGACCAGCTCAGAGCAGCAAGGTGCGCCGGCGCGCTGTCGAGGATGGGGGGTCGGGGCCGGGGAGAGCCGCTCATGACCGAATCTCCGGTCTAGATCGCCAGCGACCACCGTGCAGAATTCGCGCGCTGCCTGGAgccgctgctgctgctggggcccCGCAGAGCTGTGTCCACCGTGGGCGTCGCCAGCACGTGAGCCCCAAGCGGGCGGGCGGGCGGGGTCACTGGGAAATGCTCGCCTGCCTCCCTTCCTGGCTGAGTCTCAAGCGTACCCAGCCCTGCACTTAGTGTCTGGGCCAGGCGACAGtctgagagggagggagagacaaggaACAGCCCTGGAGGACAGCTAAGAGACTGGCGCTCCTCGCCTCCTCCTCCACAGTCCCCTCACTGTGAATCAGAGTTCCCGGCCCAGTTGAAAGCCAGAGCCTCGGAGGGGTTAGAAGCAGTGAAATGCCCGAGTGAGACTTTGTGCGTCCAGCATAGAACGAGCCACACCTCGGTGTGTCCAGATCCAGCGGGGGGGGGGACGGGGGCTTTTAGAAATCACCAGATTAAGTGATGCCCTTACCTTGGTCTTGCCTGGGGCCCCTGAGAGCTTCCAGGAGTTCTACCCTGCAGTTGGGTTGAGGGGACCGAGGCTCCCTGAGCAGCCAAggggggttaggggaggggagggccagCCCTCACCCCTCTGCAGACTGGCTTTCTCCGCAGGTTGGCAGGAAGCTCAAGCCCCAAGGTGCTGAAGACACCCAGCTGTTCCTCCCCAGAGGGAAAGATTTCAGGGTCACCTGTCCAAAAACCCTCACCACACCGTTCCATCAGCACGAAGGTGCTCCTGGCCGAGGGCGAAGACACACCCTTCACAGAGCACTGCCGACGTTATGAGGATTCCTATCGGGTGAGGGGAGCTGGGCATCTGCGGGGCTGTGAGGCCCCGCCCCTTCCTCACTAGCATCCAGTTGTCTGGCTGTGTGGAAACCTGGCGGCATCCCATACCTTCTGCAACAGGGTCTGCAGCTAGAGGTGCAGAACCTGAAGGACCAGGTCCAGGAATTACACCGAGACCTCACCAAGCACCACTCGCTCATCAAGGCAGAGATCATGGGGGACATCCTGCACAGGTCCCTGCTGCTGGACACGCGGATCGCTTCTGAGTATGCCTCCATGGAACGCATGAGAGCCGTCTTCCAGGAGGTAATCTCCCCTCGGAACTCTACCAATCCTGCAGAAGGCACACGGCTACCCTAAGGCAGGAAGGGGAAAGAGTGCCTGGCGTGGCACTCCACTGGACCCTCATGCTGTGCCGTTCTGTGCCTGGAGGCTTTCCTCTTGAGAAATTGGACTAGAttggtgtgtgtggctgtgtagtTCCAGGAGTAGAAACATGCCCAGAGATACTACTCCACCCCACCTCAACCGGCATGCCACTCTTCTCTTTCAGATTTGGGAGGACTCCTACCAACGAGTGGCTACCCAGCAGGAGATTTATGAAGGTCCCTGGCAGTGGCTGCTCAGTGTTCACGAACATTCTAGAGGGGAGG
This DNA window, taken from Cricetulus griseus strain 17A/GY chromosome 2, alternate assembly CriGri-PICRH-1.0, whole genome shotgun sequence, encodes the following:
- the Rnf207 gene encoding RING finger protein 207, whose amino-acid sequence is MSGAIFAPLEGLGTLDAASGHPLVCPLCHAQYERPCLLDCFHDFCAGCLRGRATDGRLSCPLCQHQTLVKGPGGLPPVDRLLQFLVDSSGDGVEAVHCANCDLECSKQDAETTYFCNTCGQPLCARCREETHRARMFARHEIVALGQRSRDVIQKCTLHSEPYIMFSTDKKSLLCIRCFRDMQGESRAHCVDLESAYVQGCERLEQAVLAVKALQTATKEAIALLQAMVEEVRHSAAEEEAAIHALFGSMQDRLSERKALLLQAVQCQYEEKDKAFKEQLAHLASLLPTLQVHLVICSSFLSLASKAEFLDLGYELLERLQGIVTRPHRLRPAQSSKIASDHRAEFARCLEPLLLLGPRRAVSTVGVASTLAGSSSPKVLKTPSCSSPEGKISGSPVQKPSPHRSISTKVLLAEGEDTPFTEHCRRYEDSYRGLQLEVQNLKDQVQELHRDLTKHHSLIKAEIMGDILHRSLLLDTRIASEYASMERMRAVFQEIWEDSYQRVATQQEIYEAQLHDLLQLRQENTYLTTVTKQITPYIRSIARVKERLEPRFQGPGDEQTEQILYDDGRDGATSARTDPGSATEERERASEPHGSSWALSSHPEAPPLKNQDHLRPK